A region from the Nostoc sp. HK-01 genome encodes:
- a CDS encoding NADH dehydrogenase — MQASLENHQPHEVVIIGGGFGGLYAAKALAKANVNVTLIDKRNFHLFQPLLYQVATGALSPADISAPLRSILSKSKNTKVVLGEVNDINPEAQQVILADRIIPYDTLIVATGAKHSYFGKDNWREVAPGLKTVEDAIEMRRRIFKAFEAAEHETDPQKRRALLTFVIVGAGPTGVELAGAIAELAYKTLQEDFRNIDTSETKILLLQGGDRILPHISPELSQEAEKSLTQLGVIVQTKTRVTNIENDIITLKQGDEFKEIAAKTVLWAAGVQGSAMGKVLTQKTGVECDRSGRVIVEPDLSIKGHKNIFVVGDLANFSHQNGQPLPGVAPVAKQEGEYVAALIQKRLQGKTLRPFKYTDFGNLAMIGKNSAVVDIGLIKLKGFSAWVFWLLIHIYFLIEFDSKVLVMIQWAWNYLTRRRSARLITEKESLAFATFEDSHSRNNYTPANNRQPLNA; from the coding sequence CTTTGGTGGACTATATGCAGCAAAGGCACTTGCCAAGGCGAATGTCAATGTTACCCTCATCGATAAACGAAACTTTCATTTATTTCAGCCACTTTTATATCAAGTTGCAACTGGAGCGTTATCACCTGCTGATATTTCCGCACCATTGCGCTCAATCCTCAGCAAAAGCAAAAATACCAAAGTGGTGCTAGGAGAAGTAAATGATATTAATCCAGAAGCACAACAAGTTATTTTGGCTGATAGAATAATTCCTTATGATACATTAATTGTTGCCACAGGTGCAAAGCATTCTTACTTTGGTAAAGATAACTGGAGAGAAGTTGCGCCTGGCTTGAAAACTGTTGAAGATGCAATCGAAATGCGTCGGCGGATATTTAAGGCATTTGAAGCAGCAGAACATGAAACTGATCCGCAAAAACGCCGTGCTTTGCTGACTTTTGTAATTGTGGGTGCTGGCCCTACAGGTGTAGAATTAGCAGGTGCGATCGCCGAATTAGCATATAAAACCCTGCAAGAAGACTTCCGCAACATCGACACCTCAGAAACCAAAATTTTACTATTACAAGGTGGCGATCGCATCCTCCCACACATTTCGCCAGAATTATCCCAAGAAGCAGAAAAATCCTTAACACAACTGGGTGTGATTGTCCAGACAAAAACCAGAGTCACCAACATTGAAAACGATATCATTACCCTCAAGCAAGGTGATGAATTCAAAGAAATAGCCGCCAAAACTGTATTATGGGCAGCAGGCGTGCAAGGTTCAGCAATGGGTAAAGTCTTAACCCAAAAAACTGGGGTAGAATGCGATCGCAGCGGACGAGTGATTGTCGAACCAGACTTAAGCATTAAAGGACACAAAAACATTTTCGTTGTCGGAGACTTAGCCAACTTCTCCCACCAAAACGGTCAACCCCTCCCTGGTGTCGCACCCGTAGCTAAACAAGAAGGCGAATACGTTGCAGCATTAATTCAAAAACGTCTGCAAGGTAAAACCCTACGACCATTTAAATACACTGATTTTGGCAATCTAGCCATGATTGGCAAAAATTCAGCCGTTGTAGACATAGGTTTGATCAAATTAAAAGGCTTTTCTGCATGGGTATTCTGGCTATTGATTCATATCTACTTCTTAATTGAGTTTGACAGCAAAGTGTTAGTAATGATTCAGTGGGCATGGAACTACCTCACCCGTAGACGGAGCGCTAGATTGATTACCGAAAAAGAATCCTTAGCATTCGCTACATTTGAAGATAGTCATAGCAGAAATAACTACACACCAGCCAACAATAGACAGCCACTAAACGCCTAA